From the genome of Heliangelus exortis chromosome 23, bHelExo1.hap1, whole genome shotgun sequence:
AAATACAGAAGCATTATGACAAATTTTTTCAtgaagccatttttttcttgaggtttGTTTGCAGCTGAATGGAATGTTCTGCACTTGATATTCCCAGGCAGCAGGGTGGTATGAATCATCAGAATATTAAATGTATCAGGGTAGTAGCAGTTGCTGTTTCTTCATGTTGATAGAATAGTGGAGGTCTTCTGATTCTTTAGAGCCcttgctgcttgtttttttactgtttacTGAGTATCTGTACTCCAGCTGGTAATTAGAAGGAGATTACtgtcttcacatttttttgcaGGTTCAGATTTAGTACAGGACAATATTTAATACTCCAGTGCTGGAAGCCCCTCACCCAAATTTCAGTGGAGCGTGGGCCTCACCTCTAATAAAACTTTCCTTAAACTAGAAAGCACAATATAAAGACACATTTAAGACTAGAACACTTAGTTGGTGTATGGAGTAAAGCACAGTTTGCTTGAGCAGGCTGCTTCACCAAGCGTTCTGTGCGTGATCCAAGGAAGCTCCAAGCTTCCCAAAAAGGTTTCCAGCTGAAAGGTTGCTATGAATCTTTTAAATGGGGTCTTGTTACTTCTGGCTTAACCAATACCCAGAACTGACACCTCTCCTGGTGCTCTCAGGtgagaccaatcagctgataagggagtggcacccagctctgcccagaggGAGATAAAGGGCTGCGAGGAGCGCCAGTGACCCAGAGCGCGgtgagcaggagcaggcagagaggaaCGGGGCACGGCAGTTCgtgcaggcagggcaagcaggaggggcacagccacctcccagctctcttgagggagcaatggtctccaaaaaagcaaaacctggtgCTTTAAGATGCAGGGTGTGTCCGCACAGATGGAACCcctgaagagggacagcaagagggaTGTAGCAGTTCAGGCCTCTGGGTGTGTAGAGTGTCTGAGCCTGGTGTTTGCACCAGAGCacagtgtgagtggggtctgtgtgcaATGCCAGCAGGTGAAGGACTTGCtatgcctggtggcagagctcaaggaggaggtggagagactcagaagtattagggacagtgaaaaGGAAATTGGCTGGTGGAGTTAcaccctttctaacccaaaagaagtccagaaggagGTGGTGAaaccctgcccctcctgccatcaggcagctggagcaaaccaggtggatgggagggaatggaaacaggtccctcatctgagaggcaaaagaatcccctcccaaccccaccatctccccaggtgcccttagagaacagaGATGAGGCttggactcagagaatcaggcaAAGGACacacaagaggaagatctgtctggaaggtctcctgttTGCCCCCCCTCTACCAGAGGGGATacaactacaaagaaaaaaagaagggtagttgtagttgtgactcccttctgagggggactgagggccctatatgtcAACTGGACCCAGGTGGTTGTAGACTCTGCACTGACAATGCAAagtagcaaaataatttttaaaaactgagggAAGTTTAGGCACTTGAAGTTATAAGGAGTTTTAGTAAAATAAGACATTTTGcagtatattttttatttccaaagcttGTATTGATATGACAGTTCATGGCacatgaaaaacaggaaagcagaTCCAGAAGTTGAGATGTTTAGCAATTACTGACCATTTTACACAAAACACGTGTCTTAAAACCTAGAAAATGTGATGCATTGCAGCCCCTTGACATACAGAGCTTTTGCTCTGCACTCTGTGCATTCAGGTATTGCTGCACTAAATACACCACAGAAAAGCCCCAGACTCCAGACATGTTTTACATATCATTAACATATTCTGATCTTATGTTGCTCATGTCATCACAAATACAGGTAGAAAATTAgactcataaaaaaaaaattgtatttgctAATTCAAAGGCTTCTACATGTCAGCCCTAAAGTGTGCTGAGTAACTGGTTAAAGTGACCCACCAAAACTGGGTATTTTCCAAGCACCCTTTGATTCAGGATGTGTATTTCAATCCCTGCATGTTTCTGCAAGAAGACAGGAAATTCCTGCTGCAATAGTTAGAGGAGCAAGCTTTCAGTTGGTAGGTCAGGTCCAGCTGGGCCTACCAAATTTTGCCACATAATAATGTTAAATATCAAGAGCAGGAAATCTGTGTCAATAGTGAAATACTTGAGCTTCCAGTATctagtaattttaaaaactgtaaataaCTACTTCTCTTAGAAGCTAATTCCTCCTTTTTGAGACATCATTTGGTAGATAAATACACCACAAGCACTTAACCAGCCCAAACCACTTGAATAATTTTGggtgtgttttttaaagaaatgcataAAATGTAATGTGAAATAACCTATGgtagcatttaaaaattaagctaGCATATATTACCTTCAAATGtcattgctgctgttttttttttttcttactgcataattttttcctttcttctagtAAACTCCCGgttagttaaaaaaatgttatgaaaagCTCCATATTCTGtaagagaagggaggggaaagggagaggagtcCTTAAAGTTGTGTGGGATCCCCATAGATCTGGAATTCTTCAACCTTAATTTCCATGGATCATCTTCTCACACCAATATAGGAATAGTCTTTAGTTTATAAAATAAGAAGCACTTGTTTTTTCTGGTGTAGAATGGCATGGTTGCTTGTTTCAGCTGCTTTCAGGGCCTGTAAAAGCACACAGACAAATTATTGTTCACCCAGATCACACTGGCAGCTCTTTTTGAATCAGTAAGCACTATATAAcataaaaatagattattttgtCAAAACAGATGCATTAGCAATTTCCAAAGTGAATCTTGTGACCCTGCTGTGAGGATGATGCTGATTTGAAAAACCTAATTAGCAATTTACTTACGAGTACCTGCCTGACATCTTCCTTACAACAGCAATGATTATTCCTACAAGGATTCCAACTGCAACTATGATTCCAATAATTATTCCAACCAGTGCAACTGTTTCCAGACCACCTGAAAGAGGAAATCAGCAATGTTAGCCTGTTCCTCATGGAGACCACTAATGAGAGATTACTGATAGAACTGACATACTGCTGCATCCCACTCCTTGGGGAAAATTTCCTTATCTTGGGACCTAGGTTTGGTAAGTTCAGCAGGCTTGTTGGTACCCTGCAACCCTGAGGGCTGGAGGGCTCCATATAGAGGTGGCTTTGGAGACAGAAATCAGGTGAAATAGGAACAAGATCAGGAACCAGGTCATGGTTCTTCCCAAAACTTTTATTTAAGAATATGATGGGCCTGGCTAGTGACTTCTAGAAGGGACATCACCTGGCAGTTAAGTTCTCCCCAGGAAATTTTTACATTCAAtacctttttctgttttctctggttCCCCACTCAGTCCACCTGTAAACccagaaagagaagaattaCTTGATTACTCTGCTTTGTATAGCTTTGCATTCCAATTTAAAATGCTATATCCAAAGAAAACGTACCAGGTATATCATAATGGTTTGAAGACTGTGTAATAGCTTGTTTTTTTGATATGAAGAGAGCAAATGAAAAGCTTGAGAGAATTAATGCAGAGTTCTCTGAAGTAATAGGAACTAAAAGCTTAAGAACTAATTGTGATGATACCTAATAGTGGAAGTTAAGTGTGATGCCATTAAGATCCATAAGGATACACCtggtaaaaaatatttcagacagACATTTTAATTGCTTGAAACTGATTTATGCTGATAAACTTTTGCCTGTCAGTTTAtttgctgaatttatttttttttttaaaggctttctGTCAGTTTAAAAGTTCCCTAAGTAGTTTTGTGTATGGAGTACTGATTGTTGAGGTTCTTCATTTATTTAGACACAATGGTAAATCTTCATTTGGGTATTGAAAAGCTGGTCTGGAAACAAAAAGTCCTCTTTTCTCATAATGGTTCATCATCTTTAAAGTGTTATTCATTAAAGTTACAACCAGTCATCTATACTGACAGAACTGGAATATCAGAGCAAAAAGTATGGTGCTTGCTGGCATGCAAGAGTGAACCAAGAACAATCCTGATCCAAAAGCCTTATAAATCATGTGCCCATTGATTGGTGctgatgtatttttctgtactcAGACAGACAAAAGAGGATAGGAACTACACTACATAtataaagcagaatattttttttttaccatcaaCATTTTCTGTGTTAGCTTCGTAACCAGTAGAATTTGCACTGTCTTCAAGTGGATCAAACGCACTTTCTGTGGTCATCAGTTGTCCAAACTGCAAGAGATTTGTTACATTGTGTAGTCTTGTAGGCAACTACAAGAAttgggggggaaaagagggaaaagagaaccTCAGTACATTTCCATCTGTGTGTATGAAATAAGCATTTAAACTTTCTGGTGCCCTGTGGATGGTTTTTGAGGTATCACCTGTCATCTTGACCTGTCCTGTGTACAAGGACCAAAATAACCAAAGTAAGCTGATTTGTCTTCCTGGCTAGAAGCTTTCTAGATTGGGTGGCCCCTCAGTAGGACTACAAAAGGTATAGGAGGGGAGTGCAGAATACTCACacctgtttttctctgttttacaCTGCCTTGTCAGTTTGGTTTCACTGAGGCTGATGGGGAGATACTGACTTACAAGAGGCAAATGGCAGTGATTAAGCAGGTTATGAACACTCtttgcagcagaaaaactgtgaaaaatgttttcaactTTGTCACCTTCAGtctgattgcttgcaaagcaagagtGTTGTGATTAGATTGTTTTTGTTGGATCTCAAGGTTCTTTTGTGTAATTTATAATGATTTTTCAAAACCTATGCCACAATACCAGGAATATGAAATCAGGGTAACCTAAAGGAACCTTTATTTAGGATGATACTCACCAGGGTTGGTGATTCTTCAAATTCTGtgtcatttctttctctgaaatcAATTGTTGcactttcttctccttctaGAACTGAGCTTGCTGAATACAATATTAGAAAATTAGTTaggcttttgcttttatttcatagCCATGTGCTTGTGCAACTTAGATACCATGTTTAACAAAATGTAGATATTGTAGATTGTTAAATCTTCCTTCCCCCTTATGCACACTTATGTTTGCAAAAGTCTTTGGATTAAGTTTTAATTCTGCTATAGTACTGTACAAAGCTGTAGGACAAAGAGCTTAAGCACACATGACTTAACTCTGGTAAAATCTTGAAATGTATTGGTTACCAAATGCTTTGTCCAAGAAAAGATTTTATAAGAAAAGATTGTGTCCACCCTGACCCTCTCCTGGGAGGATGTGACTACTCAAGATTTCAAGCTAAACATTAACTTATATATTTGGTTAAATTACTTCAAGCatcttctgttttctaaaatagTGAAAGCTTTCTCCCATTTTTCAGCTCAGTCCCAGCTTCAACCTTTATTTTTAGAACGATCAATCGTGTTTATGGGTGTAGCTATAGTTCAGAAAATATTCCTACACAAATCTCTTCAGAGATTGTTGTATATGGATTGGTTTACCTTGTAACCCCACGCAGAACTGAAACAACATCCTTTATTCAGTAGTTGCAAAATAAGCATAGGTGGAGAAAGCCAGTTAACCAGAGGAAAAACCCCAAGTAGAAAGTGAAATAAGTTTTGTATCTTAACAACAAGCAGCTTATTCAGAAAAGCTGCTTATTATACCCTTGGCATGGCAGTAGCTTTCAGCCCTGAAGAATTACCTGAGAGTGAAGGCAGGAAACAGTGTCATAGGACAAAAATGTAGAGTGAGTGAATAACACAAAGGaacatgaaataattattttttgtatgaTAAACTTATTGCAGATTCTTGGCAACGAGTAACTTATGGAAAATCTATTTCAGTGCATTTGCCCTCTGTGTACACTGATTGACAAAAGAAGGTGGCCCAGATTAATCTTGACTAATTTTAGGTTCTAAATAAAGATGCCTAAATAAGGTGTCTGCTTGCCCTTATCTTTTATCATCTGACTAAATAGCTCTAGAAGGTAATTCAACTCACCTGAGATTTGGGTCATCCTGGTAGTGCTGCCTTTCCTTGACTGTA
Proteins encoded in this window:
- the PDPN gene encoding podoplanin isoform X1, producing MFIKVQFFIFILGSMPFIALAEEASSVLEGEESATIDFRERNDTEFEESPTLLPTRLHNVTNLLQFGQLMTTESAFDPLEDSANSTGYEANTENVDGGLSGEPEKTEKGGLETVALVGIIIGIIVAVGILVGIIIAVVRKMSGRYSP
- the PDPN gene encoding podoplanin isoform X2, whose protein sequence is MFIKVQFFIFILGSMPFIALAEEASSVLEGEESATIDFRERNDTEFEESPTLLPTRLHNVTNLLQFGQLMTTESAFDPLEDSANSTGYEANTENVDGGLSGEPEKTEKGGLETVALVGIIIGIIVAVGILVGIIIAVVRKMSGRP
- the PDPN gene encoding podoplanin isoform X3, with the translated sequence MFIKVQFFIFILGSMPFIALAEEASSVLEGEESATIDFRERNDTEFEESPTLFGQLMTTESAFDPLEDSANSTGYEANTENVDGGLSGEPEKTEKGGLETVALVGIIIGIIVAVGILVGIIIAVVRKMSGRYSP